The Candidatus Nanopelagicales bacterium DNA segment CGTCAGCAACGACGCCGCCAATGAGGCCGCGAGCCATCTGGGCCGCGGAGTCGTCACGGTCGTCCCGCTGACTACGAACACCGCGCGGATCCACCACTTCCAGGTGCTTGTTCCGGCCGCTCGAAGCGGACTGCGGTCTGATGGCAAGGCTCAGGCTGAGCAACTCAGATCCATCGACATCAACAGAATCACCCGAACAGTCGGACACCTGCCAAACGACTTGATCGACGAGCTAGACCACGCCCTCCGGATACACCTCCGCCTCTGACGCGGCACGAACCGGTAGGTCCCCGTTTGTCCGATGCCTTGAGACATCACAGAGTGCCCCGGGTGGGATTCGAACCCACACTGGACGGTGTTTGAGACCGCTTCCTCTGCCGGTTGGGATACCGGGGCTCAGGCATGAGAGTACCGTCATGACGCGGTAGCGACCAGGAGGCTTCGCCCCGCGCAAGCTCGGTCGGTCCCGCTCGCCGAAGCGACCCCGAAGCCCCCCCAGCCCCCGCCCCCTGGCAGAAACGCCCGCTCCGAACAGAAGCGCCCTTTTGGGTACAGACGCGCCCGTTACAACGGGAGTTTCCTTGCGCAACGGGCGCGTTTGTCGGGAGCGGCCGCTTCTGCGCGGGGGTGGCGGGCCCGGCTCAGGCCAAGCCGCGGAGGCGCAGGAGATCACGCAGGCTCGCGTCCAGGTGGATGCGGCCCGTAGCCCATGCGTGCGCGAACTTCACGTCGCCGTCGACCATGGCGACCAGGTCATCACTGGTGCAAAGAAGGCGGATTTGCGGTTCTCGACCGTTGGAGACGGTGTGCAGATCGACAAGATGTCCGTCCTCGAGCCGGCCGAGAAAGGTCACGTCGAGATCCAGAAGGGTACATCCGATGGTCCTGTCGGGCATGTGCCCACGTCTGATGTCCGGGTCGACGTCGTCCAGGCGCTTGATCAGAGACTCGATTGCGACGCGACACTCGTCTTCGGTCGCCATCGCCGCCCCTTCACTTGTCGGACCCGGCCACGATACTGCGGCAGGGGGCAGGCGCTACCGTTGGGGAGTGCCGGTTGACCTGAATCCGATCAGGCTGGCGTTGCGACTTTTCGGAGGGAACGAAAATGGTGCTCGACGTGTTGCGCGGCTACTTGCAGGTGGCCGGGGGGATTAGTGACGTTACGGTTCAGCGCGCCAAGGAGTTGGCCGAGGCAATCGTGGCTCAGGGGATGGATCTGACGTCAAGGAGTCAGGAGCAAGTCCAGGAAATCACCGACGATCTGCTCGACACGAGCCGGACCAACCGCGACCTATTGGCGGGGCTGGTCCGCACCGAAGTGGAAAGAGCAGTTGGCCGGATGGGTTTCGTCCGCGAGGAGGAGCTGGCCGCGGTTAGACAGCATGTCCGCCGCCTGGAGAAGCAGCTGCGCAAGGAGCATGAGCGGGCTACCGAGCGGGTCTCCGGAGCTATCACAGGCGCTGCCGACGCGTCCACGACAGCGGCTCGTACGGCCGTAGACGCTGCTTCGAAGACTGTGTCGGTGGCAGCCGAGCGCGCGGCGAGCCGAGCCTCGCGCAGTTCTAGGGCGATGACGGCGGCTACCGCCACGGTCGCTGCCGCGACGCAGGAGAAGCCCGT contains these protein-coding regions:
- a CDS encoding type II toxin-antitoxin system PemK/MazF family toxin, whose amino-acid sequence is MRRGDIVTVDLSPSRGSGSDKVRPAVVVSNDAANEAASHLGRGVVTVVPLTTNTARIHHFQVLVPAARSGLRSDGKAQAEQLRSIDINRITRTVGHLPNDLIDELDHALRIHLRL